A part of Aquaspirillum sp. LM1 genomic DNA contains:
- a CDS encoding SIR2 family protein, with protein MTANTNFPAEAVERLANRILAGEVVFFIGAGFSLDSEGNSAKLLIARLLARFYALIDALNALGGKERDKAEELKKELEHTFSLIDKDKENYPELLVAHYYPVNDWFCSAFGELINHIKREDLSARIDTAGISSEEYRYLQIYSGSSKPIPLMPIDLDDLLKFSSVSDAGKALFLDTMGFNNPAVMGGQPRGKSLTRVKKSYGDRLLDRHHVLARLAMEGWCPLLLTTNYDLLLEGAYRLAGMWPRKGGCNSPRLAYQTYGHFHRIAAARDYFASGAGHRTAQIVKMHGCVDAYRECRKEQEKWQAYLPAMVFTYREIQHWREDAWSRDMLRSILRTRTVAFCSYSTQDPVIHDTIRSVYEEMNARRPAQKKCLPSEKDRPDPAFVFDAFGQGNFHQQEILRAAAKVAGTVHPPRNCRQNLLGFHFKSHTEKAFPNIDELFRWVYHRTLRRRQQQVLDSQLPTVLAAIFGHPCHQDELDALRDRFKDLYEYEEAEAAKWDNTDDSRRRFSAICGWSDGFHIPLLREMAAAEILRTHLGKELSIRQDLGQKMAVSWYCPTLDHPDWCAWAVILEMALRQLAAHWRKQANTWMQYSPWLKAEAGDLGAQVDISAGPDRPTPVRITIGVEDLAGRPKEEGLALHKHLHWRLVPDGLPWPRQQACPSESVFLQGYDRHVPGAKALWALARNDVSEGFQDITSFIHTLLNGRFQ; from the coding sequence ATGACAGCAAACACGAATTTTCCCGCTGAGGCTGTTGAACGTTTGGCGAATCGGATCTTGGCTGGTGAGGTTGTTTTTTTTATCGGCGCTGGCTTCTCGCTGGATAGCGAGGGAAACAGCGCAAAGCTACTAATTGCACGATTGCTGGCGCGATTTTATGCCTTGATCGATGCATTGAATGCACTCGGTGGTAAAGAACGTGACAAAGCCGAGGAATTGAAGAAGGAACTTGAACACACCTTCTCGCTGATTGACAAAGACAAGGAGAATTATCCAGAATTGCTTGTAGCGCATTACTACCCTGTCAATGACTGGTTTTGTAGTGCTTTTGGCGAATTGATCAACCATATCAAACGTGAAGATTTAAGTGCGCGCATTGATACGGCAGGGATTAGCTCTGAAGAATACCGGTATCTCCAAATTTATTCTGGTAGCAGCAAACCTATACCACTTATGCCCATAGACCTAGATGATCTGTTGAAATTCTCGTCGGTGTCTGATGCAGGCAAGGCGCTGTTTCTCGATACCATGGGTTTCAACAACCCTGCAGTGATGGGGGGGCAACCGCGTGGTAAAAGTCTCACCCGGGTGAAGAAGAGCTATGGTGACCGCCTGTTGGATCGCCACCATGTGCTGGCCAGGCTGGCGATGGAAGGCTGGTGTCCATTACTGCTGACGACAAACTACGATCTATTGCTTGAAGGTGCTTACCGACTGGCGGGGATGTGGCCGCGAAAAGGCGGCTGTAACAGCCCAAGGCTGGCATATCAGACTTACGGCCATTTCCACCGAATTGCTGCCGCTAGAGATTACTTTGCCAGTGGAGCCGGTCACCGCACGGCACAGATCGTCAAGATGCATGGCTGCGTAGACGCTTATCGTGAATGCCGCAAAGAACAAGAAAAATGGCAGGCTTATTTGCCGGCAATGGTTTTCACTTACCGGGAGATTCAGCACTGGCGTGAGGACGCCTGGTCGCGGGATATGCTACGTTCCATTTTGCGTACGCGAACAGTGGCTTTTTGTAGTTACAGCACCCAAGACCCGGTGATTCATGACACCATTCGTTCGGTTTACGAGGAAATGAATGCTCGCCGGCCAGCACAGAAAAAATGCTTACCCTCAGAGAAGGATCGCCCTGACCCCGCTTTTGTTTTCGATGCCTTCGGCCAAGGGAATTTTCATCAACAGGAAATATTGCGCGCAGCCGCCAAAGTGGCAGGTACTGTCCATCCACCGAGAAATTGCCGTCAGAATCTGCTGGGCTTTCATTTCAAGAGCCATACTGAGAAGGCCTTCCCGAATATCGACGAATTATTTCGCTGGGTCTATCACCGCACTTTGAGACGCCGCCAGCAGCAGGTCTTGGATAGTCAACTGCCTACCGTGCTGGCAGCAATTTTTGGCCACCCCTGTCACCAAGATGAATTGGACGCATTACGTGATCGATTCAAGGATCTTTATGAGTACGAGGAGGCAGAAGCTGCCAAATGGGACAATACAGACGATTCTCGACGTCGTTTTAGTGCGATCTGCGGCTGGAGTGACGGGTTTCATATTCCTTTACTACGTGAAATGGCCGCAGCTGAGATTTTGAGAACTCATCTAGGCAAGGAATTATCGATACGCCAGGATCTTGGTCAGAAAATGGCAGTGTCTTGGTACTGCCCTACTCTGGACCATCCGGACTGGTGCGCGTGGGCGGTGATACTGGAAATGGCGCTGCGCCAGCTTGCCGCCCATTGGCGGAAACAAGCCAATACATGGATGCAATATAGCCCGTGGCTCAAAGCAGAAGCTGGTGACTTGGGCGCTCAAGTGGATATTTCGGCTGGGCCGGATCGGCCGACGCCGGTACGGATCACGATCGGTGTCGAAGATCTGGCCGGTCGCCCCAAGGAAGAAGGTCTGGCCTTGCACAAGCATTTGCACTGGCGCCTCGTTCCGGATGGATTGCCATGGCCACGTCAGCAGGCATGTCCATCAGAAAGCGTTTTTCTTCAGGGTTACGACCGGCACGTGCCGGGCGCCAAGGCACTTTGGGCTTTGGCGCGGAACGACGTGTCCGAAGGGTTTCAAGATATCACCAGCTTCATTCATACCTTGCTGAACGGGAGATTCCAATGA
- a CDS encoding toll/interleukin-1 receptor domain-containing protein, with translation MTRIFISYSHQDEIWKDHLLSHLNVLAGEGLEAWDDRRIAAGDDWLPAIERAIAECDVAVLLISRHFLTSKFIAGQEVPPLLQRREANESRVIPLIVSPCQWQRIDWLKVIQGRPRDGKPLSGMSQHDADLALSNLAGEIADLAPSATIPTQPTAETSPRIDVSHLPAGSEHFFGREEELAVLDAAWADGQHSHVVELVAPGGVGKSALVRRWLENLGRDGWRGARQVYAWSFYSQGTSHDRQASDDAFLSAALAWFGVELDPATHPWDKGQRLAEAVAASRTLLVLDGVEPLQYPPGPLAGALRAPGVQALLEGLASVGQPGLCLVTSRERLADLAQYERNPSRPEGAVLRRPLENLNEVDGARLLHVLGAKRAGNVTVEDNDEELKAASREVRGHALTLSLLGRYLALAYAGDIRQRAQVDFQEADNALNGGHAFKVIAAYEHWFSNNGKNGERELAALRLLGFFDYPADLKSLRALRQAPALPEVSRHLVNLTSPQWQATLQRLVDCGLAFYNEDNTTLDAHPLVREYQAKVLQTRFRSAWRQGNKRLYEFLADSVKHRPDDLEGLQPLYQAVVHGCRAGLYQQALTEMYHDRILRGTRQGGFYSTKRLGTIGADLGAVACFFVQPWQQLVPGLSAGDQAWLLNEAATRLRALGRLAEALEPMRAGVQMRVQQEAWKSAAIIYSNLAELQLSLGDIAQAVADAERSVAYADRSGDAFERMSDRTTLANARHQQGEREAARSGFAEAEAMQAERRPKSPPLYSLPGFQYYELLLAEAEQAAWSGAAEGESSTNCAQVAERAAQTLKWSESTHDLLSIALGNLTLARCALYADRLHGRAPGDKAKQHSATAIDRLRQANQQDHLPRGLLTRAWLRHSLNDLPGTQADLAEAQRIAERGGMKLHLADIALTRARLFNDTVELAKARALIEECGYGRRVPELEDAEKRLAGVSG, from the coding sequence ATGACCCGCATCTTCATCAGCTACAGCCACCAAGACGAAATTTGGAAAGACCATCTGCTCAGCCATCTGAACGTATTGGCCGGCGAGGGGCTGGAAGCCTGGGATGACCGCCGGATTGCCGCTGGGGACGATTGGTTGCCAGCGATTGAGCGAGCCATTGCCGAATGTGATGTGGCGGTGCTGCTGATTTCTCGCCACTTCCTCACCTCAAAATTCATTGCAGGTCAGGAAGTGCCGCCTTTGCTGCAACGCCGCGAGGCGAACGAGTCTCGCGTCATTCCGCTGATCGTCAGCCCCTGCCAGTGGCAGCGCATCGACTGGCTGAAGGTGATACAGGGCCGGCCGCGAGACGGCAAGCCCCTGTCGGGCATGAGCCAGCACGATGCTGACCTTGCGCTTTCCAACCTTGCCGGCGAAATTGCCGATCTCGCCCCATCTGCCACTATCCCCACGCAGCCAACGGCAGAAACGTCGCCGCGCATTGATGTTTCTCATCTCCCAGCCGGCTCCGAGCATTTTTTTGGCCGTGAGGAAGAACTGGCGGTGCTGGATGCCGCCTGGGCCGATGGCCAGCACAGCCATGTGGTGGAATTGGTCGCGCCCGGTGGCGTTGGCAAGAGTGCGCTGGTCAGGCGCTGGCTGGAGAACTTGGGGCGGGATGGTTGGCGCGGGGCGCGGCAGGTTTACGCCTGGAGTTTTTACAGCCAGGGCACAAGCCATGACCGACAGGCGTCCGACGACGCCTTCCTGAGCGCCGCCCTGGCCTGGTTCGGCGTCGAGCTGGACCCGGCCACCCATCCCTGGGACAAGGGCCAACGCCTGGCCGAAGCAGTGGCCGCCTCGCGCACGCTGCTGGTGCTGGATGGCGTCGAGCCGCTGCAATACCCGCCCGGCCCGCTGGCCGGCGCTTTGCGCGCGCCGGGCGTCCAGGCGCTGCTGGAAGGCCTGGCCAGCGTCGGCCAGCCCGGCCTTTGCCTGGTGACCAGCCGCGAGCGCCTGGCCGATCTGGCCCAGTACGAGCGCAACCCCAGCCGCCCGGAGGGAGCGGTGCTGCGCCGCCCGCTGGAAAATCTCAACGAGGTGGACGGTGCCCGCCTGCTGCATGTTCTCGGTGCCAAACGGGCCGGCAACGTGACCGTGGAAGACAACGACGAGGAACTGAAGGCCGCCAGCCGCGAAGTGCGCGGTCATGCCTTGACGCTGAGCCTGCTGGGCCGCTATCTGGCGCTGGCTTACGCAGGCGACATTCGCCAGCGGGCGCAGGTGGACTTCCAGGAGGCCGACAACGCACTGAATGGCGGCCACGCTTTTAAGGTTATCGCGGCTTACGAGCACTGGTTTAGCAACAACGGAAAAAACGGCGAACGGGAACTGGCCGCCTTGCGCCTGCTGGGCTTTTTTGATTACCCGGCCGACCTGAAAAGCCTGCGCGCCCTGCGCCAGGCTCCGGCCCTGCCCGAGGTCAGCCGGCACTTGGTCAACCTGACGTCGCCGCAATGGCAAGCCACCTTGCAAAGGCTGGTCGATTGCGGGCTGGCTTTTTACAACGAGGACAACACCACGCTGGATGCGCATCCGCTGGTGCGAGAATATCAGGCCAAGGTGTTGCAGACGCGCTTTCGTTCAGCTTGGCGGCAAGGGAATAAGCGGCTCTATGAGTTTTTGGCCGATAGCGTCAAGCATCGGCCAGATGATCTGGAAGGCTTGCAACCGCTCTATCAGGCGGTGGTGCATGGCTGCCGGGCGGGGTTGTACCAACAGGCGCTCACCGAGATGTATCACGACCGTATTTTGCGCGGCACGAGGCAGGGCGGCTTCTACAGCACCAAGAGGCTCGGCACCATCGGCGCAGACCTGGGGGCGGTGGCCTGTTTCTTTGTTCAGCCCTGGCAGCAACTGGTGCCAGGCTTGTCGGCAGGCGATCAAGCCTGGCTGCTCAATGAAGCGGCTACCCGCCTGCGTGCGCTGGGCCGGCTGGCGGAGGCACTGGAACCCATGCGGGCTGGGGTGCAGATGCGGGTGCAGCAAGAGGCCTGGAAAAGCGCCGCCATCATCTATAGCAACCTTGCCGAACTGCAACTGAGCCTAGGCGACATCGCGCAGGCCGTGGCCGATGCGGAACGCTCGGTAGCCTACGCCGACCGCAGCGGCGATGCCTTTGAGCGCATGAGCGACCGCACCACCCTGGCCAACGCCCGCCACCAGCAAGGTGAACGAGAAGCGGCCCGCAGCGGTTTTGCCGAGGCCGAGGCCATGCAGGCTGAGCGCCGACCCAAGTCTCCGCCGCTCTATTCGCTGCCAGGCTTTCAGTATTACGAGCTGCTGCTGGCCGAGGCCGAGCAGGCAGCCTGGAGTGGAGCGGCGGAGGGAGAGTCCAGTACAAACTGTGCCCAAGTGGCGGAGCGAGCGGCTCAAACGCTGAAATGGTCCGAATCAACACATGATCTTCTCAGCATCGCCCTCGGCAATCTAACTCTCGCCCGCTGCGCCCTCTACGCCGACCGGCTGCACGGCCGCGCCCCCGGCGACAAGGCCAAGCAGCACAGCGCAACCGCCATCGATCGCCTGCGCCAGGCGAACCAGCAGGATCACCTCCCCCGTGGCCTCCTCACCCGCGCCTGGCTGCGCCACAGCCTGAACGACCTCCCCGGCACCCAAGCCGACCTGGCCGAAGCCCAGCGCATCGCCGAGCGCGGCGGCATGAAGCTCCATCTCGCCGACATCGCCCTGACCCGCGCCCGCTTGTTTAACGACACCGTTGAACTCGCCAAGGCTCGGGCGCTGATTGAGGAATGCGGCTATGGGCGGCGCGTGCCGGAGCTGGAGGATGCCGAAAAGCGGTTGGCCGGCGTCAGCGGCTGA
- a CDS encoding AAA family ATPase, which produces MTDQVSSNLSVVVAELARKLRDFYGAIKVECTELWSLQHGVGYVENAVFIAHYHFDVTADLLIFDPAVGSIGLVRILTAKTEPNTAGQQVRSYVDQAAYLRHLLVNEAERQSKLVPSVELVLVYPASVDAIADKVAEGLRDTITSTDLLDGIGVNTLGYQSQKNKVEFEAEGLGHAFAWLLHDTREWLQTRKEDPSATSQAVMTKLAIDNFRTFGTRELELPKYCSGKQKRPRIHLVHGQNGSGKSSIAEAIEFAVTGRLRRLGDSQLYAQTLCNRDTQKAKDAQASVTLFRGSADKVVRKIEEAPIKPLLEKFDGRALVLDQATMDDLSRAGDARRAATLLGAFFPEDYEIFQAYERAEKKAKAARSVLSAELENIFTAFDVTTLSFAEDTNLFSQWPVSRLWSEDFAAFLPLKAKTLEALAPQLGDLQSNLLSWLKAPPDKAEMLAAMDQVDAALEALRQRAAFRQEKLSTADKALKQLAHWEPNDVNQSTSETYTERLNRWLRLHALTDLADRRWAVARTLEQAKPAETNILEPGSPLNSDQLATLNRQRIQWRTERDQARSELQKHHAIEGSATSRASEGKSTRLRQDEIAALNEAGEWLEVGGLRLSGLGDAIGKALKENCAVTVGAISIGAMDWKERLAAAIKACLEALGELEALGEHWLGGRQRHERLLKALRSHHELMEWEAKATKQLTAQLQKHDSLLGKTLTEFAYLLTPARWAYEKLNLKLSTNDNGQHVLTMTGDAPEIASAHRLNAAELYSVALAMFLLCARRPDNTLRLLVLDDPFLNMDELTVSTVARAIGRLVRLWPDSDGWRLLILLHRESDVRCFAREVPCTIHRLPWLSPKPQDSGQKIETEFSRHSGQLLDIDALLKPKGSAAGTTTANKKTTAAVRSTP; this is translated from the coding sequence ATGACCGACCAGGTTTCCTCCAACCTGTCTGTGGTAGTGGCCGAGCTGGCCAGGAAATTGCGTGATTTCTATGGCGCCATCAAAGTGGAATGCACTGAATTGTGGAGCCTTCAGCACGGCGTGGGTTATGTTGAGAATGCAGTTTTCATTGCGCATTATCATTTTGATGTGACAGCCGATCTGTTGATCTTCGATCCTGCGGTCGGCAGTATTGGCCTTGTTCGGATATTGACTGCAAAGACCGAGCCAAACACGGCCGGGCAGCAAGTGCGTAGCTATGTGGACCAAGCAGCCTATTTGCGCCATCTATTGGTGAACGAGGCGGAACGGCAGTCCAAGCTCGTCCCATCTGTCGAATTGGTGCTGGTCTATCCAGCTTCTGTTGATGCCATCGCCGACAAAGTTGCCGAAGGGCTCAGGGATACCATTACGAGTACAGACCTGCTTGATGGCATAGGCGTCAATACACTCGGCTACCAGTCACAGAAGAATAAGGTTGAATTCGAAGCAGAGGGTTTAGGTCACGCTTTTGCATGGTTGCTGCACGATACCCGTGAATGGTTGCAGACACGGAAAGAAGACCCTTCGGCCACGAGCCAGGCGGTAATGACCAAGTTGGCTATCGATAATTTCCGAACTTTTGGCACGCGGGAACTGGAGCTGCCGAAATACTGCTCGGGGAAACAGAAACGTCCTCGCATCCATCTGGTCCATGGCCAGAATGGCAGTGGCAAGTCCAGTATCGCCGAGGCTATCGAGTTCGCCGTAACAGGCCGCTTACGTCGCCTCGGCGACTCGCAGCTTTACGCCCAAACCTTATGTAACCGCGACACACAAAAAGCCAAAGACGCGCAAGCCAGCGTGACCCTATTCAGAGGCAGTGCTGACAAAGTAGTCCGCAAGATCGAGGAAGCGCCCATTAAGCCCTTGTTAGAGAAGTTCGATGGCCGTGCATTGGTGCTGGATCAGGCAACCATGGATGATCTAAGTCGCGCTGGCGATGCCCGCCGTGCCGCGACCTTGCTGGGGGCTTTTTTTCCAGAGGACTACGAGATTTTTCAGGCCTACGAGCGTGCTGAAAAAAAAGCCAAGGCGGCTCGCTCTGTGTTGTCCGCCGAGCTGGAGAACATTTTCACCGCATTCGATGTAACAACCCTGTCCTTTGCAGAAGATACAAATCTCTTTTCACAATGGCCTGTCTCACGCCTTTGGTCGGAGGACTTCGCCGCTTTTCTGCCGTTGAAGGCAAAAACGCTGGAAGCGCTGGCGCCACAGCTAGGCGATCTTCAAAGCAATCTTCTGTCATGGCTCAAGGCTCCGCCGGACAAGGCAGAGATGCTCGCGGCGATGGATCAAGTTGACGCCGCGCTGGAGGCCTTGCGCCAAAGAGCCGCCTTTCGTCAAGAGAAATTAAGTACGGCAGACAAGGCGTTGAAGCAACTGGCCCACTGGGAACCCAATGATGTCAATCAAAGTACGAGCGAAACGTACACCGAACGGTTGAATCGCTGGTTGCGGCTACATGCCCTGACCGACCTTGCCGACCGACGGTGGGCGGTAGCAAGAACGCTTGAGCAAGCCAAGCCGGCGGAAACCAACATCCTTGAGCCCGGCAGCCCTCTAAACAGCGATCAACTGGCCACATTGAATCGACAACGCATTCAATGGCGTACAGAGCGTGACCAGGCGCGGAGCGAATTGCAGAAGCACCATGCTATCGAAGGTAGTGCGACTTCCCGTGCTTCCGAAGGCAAGAGCACACGCCTGCGGCAGGATGAAATTGCCGCCCTCAATGAGGCTGGCGAATGGTTGGAAGTCGGAGGCCTTCGCCTGAGCGGACTTGGCGATGCGATTGGAAAAGCATTAAAGGAAAATTGCGCGGTGACCGTTGGCGCGATAAGCATTGGTGCGATGGATTGGAAGGAGCGGTTGGCAGCGGCCATCAAAGCGTGCCTGGAGGCGCTTGGCGAGCTCGAGGCTCTTGGCGAGCACTGGCTGGGCGGTCGCCAGCGCCATGAACGCTTGCTGAAAGCGCTGAGGAGCCACCATGAGCTCATGGAGTGGGAAGCAAAGGCAACCAAGCAGTTGACCGCACAATTACAGAAGCATGATTCCTTACTCGGCAAAACGCTGACTGAATTTGCCTACTTGCTGACGCCCGCACGTTGGGCCTATGAAAAACTGAACCTGAAACTGAGTACGAACGATAATGGGCAGCACGTACTCACCATGACTGGGGACGCACCGGAGATAGCATCCGCCCACCGCCTCAATGCAGCTGAGCTTTATAGTGTCGCCCTTGCCATGTTCCTGCTTTGTGCACGCCGGCCGGATAATACGCTGCGGCTTCTGGTGCTCGACGACCCCTTCCTGAATATGGATGAACTGACGGTGAGCACCGTCGCTCGCGCCATTGGCCGGCTGGTCCGACTATGGCCGGACAGCGATGGTTGGCGTCTACTTATTCTTCTGCATCGGGAGTCGGACGTGCGCTGCTTCGCCCGTGAGGTTCCGTGCACGATTCATCGTCTGCCTTGGCTATCACCCAAGCCGCAAGACAGCGGCCAGAAGATCGAAACAGAATTCAGCCGCCATAGCGGCCAGTTGTTGGATATCGATGCGTTGTTGAAGCCGAAGGGGTCTGCCGCTGGCACCACGACGGCCAATAAAAAAACCACTGCGGCGGTCCGGAGCACGCCATGA
- a CDS encoding TIR domain-containing protein, whose amino-acid sequence MTPHPPPRPCRIFISYSHQDEVWKNRLVSHLNVLAGEGLDVWDDRRIAAGHDWLPEIEQAIAKCDMAVLLISRHFLNSRFILGQEVPPLLQRRREQGVRVIPLIVGPCQWERINWLKSIQAWPTDGAALSGMTEHQAESVLSDLAREIAELAPVGFMPVEALRIDLTHLPAGAEHFFGREEELAVLDAAWADGQHSHVVELVAPGGVGKSSLVKRWLENLGRDGWCGARQVYAWSFYSQGTSHDRQASDDAFLSAALAWFGVELDPATNPWDKGQRLAEAVTASRTLLVLDGIEPLQYPPGPLAGALRAPGVKALLECLASAGQPGLCLVTSRERLTDLAQYERNASYPEGAVLRRPLENLNEMDGARLLHVLGAKRAGSVTVEDNDEELKTASREVRGHALTLNLLGRYLALTYAGDIRQRALVDFQEADNELNGGHAFKVIAAYEHWFSNNGKNGERELAALRLLGFFDYPADLKSLRALRQAPALPEVSRHLVNLTSPQWQATLQRLVDCGLAFYNEDNTTLDAPPLVREYQAKVLQTSFRPAWRQGNKRLYKFLADSAPHRPDNLAGLQALYRAVVHGCRAGLHQEALDDVYRDRILRGMAEGGFYSTRKLGAIGADLGAVACFFVQPWQQLAPGLSAAAQAWLLNQAAFSLRALGRLAEALEPMRAGAQRAVAQADWQNAAIYYSNLAELQLSLGDIAQAMADAERSVDYADRSGDAFQRMARRTTLANARYQQGEREAARNGFAEAEAMQAEQQPELPLLYSLQGFRYCELLLAEAERAAWGGATAEEGSTDCAQVAQRAAQTLPISERNNWLLEIALNHLTLARCALYADRLHGRAPGDKAKQHTEAAVAGLRQAGAQEFIVHGLLTRAWLRRCLNDLPGAEADLAEAQRIAERGGMKLFLADIALTRARLFNDKAELAKARALIEACGYWRRREELADAESNLYRANFSAFKDALPDTNNYYQDGDRFTPSPFRPSDPPRTLSPKEFLTLVFHLVIGNYADPSLLTDLNANTFNNGIEKLVKELKRPNDPRVILDWLDKAEKVQPDELWLAWAANVHEDAIERLSASVST is encoded by the coding sequence ATGACACCCCATCCGCCACCACGCCCTTGCCGCATCTTTATCAGCTACAGCCATCAGGACGAGGTTTGGAAAAACCGCTTGGTCAGCCATCTGAACGTATTGGCCGGCGAAGGGTTAGACGTCTGGGATGACCGCCGAATTGCCGCCGGGCATGACTGGTTGCCAGAGATTGAGCAAGCCATCGCCAAGTGTGATATGGCGGTGCTGCTGATTTCTCGCCATTTCCTGAACTCCAGATTCATCCTCGGCCAGGAAGTGCCACCCCTGCTGCAACGGCGGCGGGAGCAGGGCGTTCGCGTCATTCCGCTGATCGTTGGTCCCTGTCAGTGGGAGCGCATCAACTGGCTGAAGTCTATCCAGGCGTGGCCGACCGATGGCGCGGCGTTGTCCGGCATGACTGAACATCAGGCGGAATCGGTGCTTTCTGATTTGGCTAGGGAAATTGCCGAGCTGGCACCTGTCGGATTCATGCCGGTCGAGGCCCTCCGCATCGACCTCACCCACCTCCCCGCCGGTGCCGAGCATTTTTTTGGCCGTGAGGAAGAACTGGCGGTGCTGGATGCCGCCTGGGCCGATGGCCAGCACAGCCATGTGGTGGAATTGGTCGCGCCCGGTGGCGTTGGCAAGAGTTCGCTGGTCAAGCGCTGGCTGGAGAACTTGGGGCGGGATGGTTGGTGCGGGGCGCGGCAGGTTTACGCCTGGAGTTTTTACAGCCAGGGCACAAGCCATGACCGACAGGCGTCCGACGACGCCTTCCTGAGCGCCGCCCTGGCCTGGTTCGGCGTCGAGCTGGACCCGGCAACGAATCCCTGGGACAAGGGCCAACGCCTGGCCGAAGCAGTGACCGCCTCGCGCACGCTGCTGGTGCTCGATGGCATCGAGCCGCTGCAATACCCGCCCGGCCCGCTGGCCGGCGCTTTGCGCGCGCCGGGCGTCAAGGCGCTGCTGGAATGCCTGGCCAGCGCCGGCCAGCCCGGCCTTTGCCTGGTGACCAGCCGCGAGCGGCTGACCGATCTGGCCCAGTACGAGCGCAACGCCAGCTACCCGGAGGGGGCGGTGCTGCGCCGCCCGCTGGAAAATCTCAACGAGATGGACGGTGCCCGCCTGCTGCATGTTCTCGGCGCCAAGCGGGCCGGCAGCGTGACCGTGGAGGACAACGACGAGGAACTGAAAACAGCCAGCCGCGAAGTGCGCGGCCATGCCTTGACGCTGAACCTGCTTGGCCGCTATCTGGCGCTGACTTACGCAGGCGACATTCGCCAGCGGGCGCTGGTGGACTTCCAGGAGGCCGACAACGAACTGAATGGCGGCCACGCCTTCAAGGTCATCGCGGCTTACGAGCACTGGTTTAGCAACAACGGAAAAAACGGCGAGCGGGAGCTGGCCGCCTTGCGCCTGCTGGGCTTTTTTGATTACCCGGCCGACCTGAAAAGCCTGCGCGCCCTGCGCCAGGCTCCGGCCCTGCCCGAGGTCAGCCGGCACTTGGTCAACCTGACGTCGCCGCAATGGCAAGCCACCTTGCAAAGGCTGGTCGATTGCGGGCTGGCTTTTTACAACGAGGACAACACCACGCTGGATGCGCCCCCGCTGGTGCGGGAATATCAGGCCAAGGTGTTGCAGACAAGCTTTCGCCCGGCCTGGCGGCAAGGGAATAAGCGGCTCTATAAGTTCTTGGCCGACAGCGCCCCGCATCGGCCTGACAATCTGGCCGGCCTGCAAGCGCTTTACCGAGCCGTGGTGCATGGCTGTCGAGCGGGTTTGCACCAGGAGGCGCTCGATGACGTGTATCGCGACCGCATCCTGCGCGGCATGGCGGAGGGTGGCTTTTATAGCACCAGGAAACTTGGTGCCATCGGTGCCGACCTGGGGGCAGTGGCCTGTTTCTTTGTTCAGCCCTGGCAACAGCTGGCGCCAGGCTTGTCGGCAGCCGCCCAAGCCTGGCTGCTCAACCAAGCCGCCTTCAGTCTGCGCGCGCTGGGCCGGCTGGCGGAGGCGCTGGAACCCATGCGAGCTGGGGCGCAGAGAGCGGTGGCGCAAGCTGACTGGCAAAACGCCGCCATCTACTACAGCAACCTTGCCGAACTGCAACTGAGCCTGGGCGACATCGCGCAGGCCATGGCCGATGCCGAACGCTCGGTGGACTACGCCGACCGCAGTGGCGATGCCTTTCAGCGCATGGCCAGACGCACTACCCTGGCCAACGCCCGCTACCAGCAAGGCGAGCGGGAGGCCGCCCGTAATGGCTTCGCCGAGGCCGAGGCCATGCAGGCTGAGCAGCAACCCGAGCTCCCGCTGCTCTATTCGCTGCAAGGCTTCCGGTATTGCGAACTGCTGCTGGCCGAGGCCGAGCGGGCCGCCTGGGGTGGAGCGACTGCAGAAGAGGGCAGCACAGACTGTGCCCAGGTGGCGCAGCGGGCAGCTCAGACCTTACCTATTTCGGAGCGCAATAATTGGCTCCTCGAAATCGCCCTCAACCACCTGACCCTCGCCCGCTGCGCCCTTTACGCCGACCGGCTGCATGGCCGCGCCCCCGGCGACAAGGCCAAGCAGCACACCGAAGCCGCCGTCGCTGGCCTGCGCCAGGCTGGCGCACAAGAGTTCATTGTCCATGGCCTCCTCACCCGCGCCTGGCTGCGCCGCTGCCTAAACGATCTCCCCGGTGCCGAAGCCGACCTGGCCGAAGCCCAGCGCATCGCCGAGCGCGGCGGCATGAAGCTCTTTCTCGCCGACATCGCCCTGACCCGTGCCCGCCTGTTCAACGATAAAGCCGAACTGGCCAAGGCCCGGGCGCTGATTGAGGCATGCGGTTATTGGCGGCGGCGGGAAGAGTTAGCCGATGCCGAAAGCAATTTGTATAGGGCGAATTTCTCTGCTTTTAAAGATGCCTTGCCCGATACGAATAATTATTACCAAGATGGAGACAGATTTACCCCCTCCCCATTTCGCCCATCCGATCCACCAAGAACATTGTCTCCGAAAGAGTTCCTGACCCTTGTGTTCCACCTCGTTATCGGAAATTACGCTGACCCCAGCCTGTTGACTGATCTGAATGCCAATACCTTCAACAATGGCATCGAAAAGTTAGTTAAAGAACTGAAGCGCCCCAACGACCCCAGAGTGATCCTGGATTGGCTGGATAAAGCAGAGAAAGTCCAGCCCGACGAGCTCTGGCTGGCCTGGGCGGCCAACGTCCATGAGGATGCTATCGAACGCTTGAGTGCATCGGTGAGTACATGA